CTATGGCAATGCGCTTGGCCGGGAGATCGTGCTCCATTGCCGCGCCGCCGCGATGTTCGACATCGTGGGGGCCCTGCAGGGCATCGGGGCGCAGGACATCACCGTGCGTCCCTTCGACTACCTGTTCCGCCCCACCAATGCGCTGACGGAGCGGCTCCTGAAGCGGATCGGCTGACGGTCGCGACCTGGCGGTTCTTCACCGAGGCTTCAGCTTGTCCGTGATATCAGGGCCATAGGACAATATCGCTCGGGACGTTGCCTCCAGGGGCAAGTCCCCTTATGGTTCCGGCGAATTTTTTTACGATGAAGAGGTTCCGATGAACGCCCTTCGGCTTGCAGCACTTCTGGCGGCCTTCGCCACCGTTTCCGCAGCCCAGGTTTCCGTGGCCGAGGCGCAGACGGCGGCAACGCTCGGCCGGCCCGCGGGTCCGACCCGTCAGGTGGATACCAAGGTTCCGCAGCCGGGCGCCAGCGGCAAGATCTTCCCCCTCGGCTCCTCCTGGGTGGCCGTGAGCCTGAACGGCAAGCCGTTCGGCGGCGAACGTCCGAGCTTCCGGCTCGACGACCAGATGCGTGCCACCGGCTTCGGGGGCTGCAACACCTATTCCACCACGGCCTATCCGCTTCGCGACCAGGGCCTGGCCGTCGCGCCCTTCGCCGTGACGAAGAAGAGCTGCGACAAGGCCGCCATGGCCACCGAGCACGCCTTCCTCATGGCGCTGCGCACCTCCGGCAAGTGGGACATCCAGGGCCGCAACCTGATCATCAAGAGCCAGACCGGCGATCTCGTTCTCGAGCGCTCGCTTTAAGATTAAGCTCCCGATCCGAACGAAAAGGCCGGCGCATGCGCCGGCCTTTTTCATGTGCGGTTCCTAGCGCATCGTGCGAAAAAGTGGCCCCGGTTTTTCGCACGATGCGCTCTTTCCAAGAAGGGAACATCGGAGCGATCCCAAAAGTGCAAATCCACTTTTGGGTTCGGTGCTCTGGAGCTGGCGGGAAAGAGCCGACGGGAACGACCTCCTCCTGCCGAGGCCGTCCCCGGACTCGTTTTGCGGACGACGGGCTCAGCCTGTCCTTATCGCGCCTACTCGGCCGGCTGCGGCTGCATCATGTCGACAGGCGTGGACAGGCCATCCTCCGCCCGCCTCAGGTCGAGGCGCCGGTCGTGGAACGCCGCGAGCGTCGAGCGGTGGCCGATGGAGACCAGGGTCGTGTGCGGCAGCTTCTCCTTGAGGATCTGATAGATCTCGGCCTCGGTCGCCTCGTCGAGCGCCGCCGTGGCCTCGTCCAGGAACAGCCAGTCGGGCTTGGCGAGAAGCGCGCGGGCGACCGCCAGGCGCTGCTGCTCGCCCAGCGAGAGGGTCTGGCCCCAGGCACGCTCCTCGTCGAGCTTGTCGGCAATCTGTGGAAGCTTGGCCGCCCGAAGGGCCTCGGCGATCGTGGCATCGCTATAGGCATCCCTCTGGGAGGGATAGGACACCGCCTCGCGCAGGGTGCCCATGGGAAGATACGGCCGCTGCGGCAGCAGCATCATGCTCTGACCCTGGGGCAGGACCACACGCCCGTCTCCGAACGGCCAGATTCCCGAAATGGCCCGGAAGAGGGTCGACTTGCCCGTTCCCGACGGACCGGTCAGGAGCACGCTGTTGCCCTGACGGAGCGTGAGATGATCCACCTGAACCAGCATCTGTCCGTTCGGGAGGCCGACCATGAGATCGGACAGCTCCATGTCGCGCCCGGCGCCCTGCTGGAGCCTGACATGCCTCTCGTGCCTCTGCGCATCGCGGACATGATGGACGGACGCATCGAAGCTCGTGAGACGGTCGACGACCGACTTGTATTCGGCAAGGGTCGAGTAGGCATCGACGAAGAACGACAGCGATGACTGAACCTGCCCGAACGCACTGGCCGTCTGGGTCATCCCGCCCAGGGCGATCTTGCCGCCGAAATAATACGGTGCGACGAGAACATAGGGAATGACGTTGCTCACCTGGGAATAGCCGGCGGTCAGGGCCGTGAGCTTCTTCGTCCGGCTGACGATCTGGAGGAAGTTTCCGATGACGTTCCCGAACCGGCCGCGCAGTTGATCGGCCTCGGACGGCTCGCCGCGGAGCAGTGCAATCTGCTCACCGTATTCACGGATGCGCGCCAGGGAGAAGCGGAAATCTGCCTCGTAACGCTGCTGCTCGAAATTCAGCCTGATCAAGGGTCGACCGACCACATGGGTCAGCCACGTCCCTATCACCGCATACAACAGGGCTCCCCAGAGGAGAAAGCCCGGAATCCGTATTTCGGTGAAGGGCAGCGTGAAGTCGGCGGAAAGGCTCCAGAGGACGAATGCGAACGAGAAGAGCGTGGAAACGGACGAGAGAATTCCCAGGAACAGAATGAATGTCGTCTGAGTGAAGTTCTGGACGTCCTCCTGGATGCGCTGGTCCGGGTTGTCGGTCCTGTTTCGACCCTCGAGCTGCATCCGGTAATGGCTGTGCTCGCCAAGCCAGGCTCCGATGTAGTGCTGGGTCATCCAGCTTCGCCACCGGATCGTGAGGTACGAGCGGATTGCGTATTGATAGATCGCCACGGTCACGTAGATGACGGCCCAGAAGCTGAACACCATGAAGAGCTGACGCCAGAACTCGGCCTCATTCTTGTCCTGGATGGCATTGAACCAGTCCCGGCTGAAGTAGGACAGCCGCACGTTGATCGCGACCTTCGCGAATTCCGCCCCGATGACGACGGCCAGGAACGTAAGGGCGACCCAGCGCACCTGGACGCGAAGACGGCCAAGCAGCCAAACATCCAGGGTGGTGGGGTCCTTGGACGTGAAGAACGGATACGTCAGAAGCCAGATCTGCCGGATCGACGCAATCAGCCTGTTCATTCGGGCAATCTCCTCGGCCGGAACAGCCGTCCGACATGATTACTTGGGTACATGATGACTTGGGTAGAGCGAAAGCGAGCTGCCAATCAAGGACGTTCGTGGCGCAAACAAGGCACTATTCCTATCAGGCTTTTGCCACAACGACGCAGCTCCCACAGCTCGGCAGGCCACATATGTGTTTCGTTATGACAGCTATTTTCGTTATTAAATACGAAACGATTGACACAACGAACGCAATGTCGCATGGATCGAGATAACCTGAAGATGATCTCGAAGGCGACCCTATGAACGCCCCTCTCGCATATCTTGGCGATCAGCCGTCCCAGCGCCTGATCCCGGCGGAGCCCATCGTGCGCCTGGAGAAGATCTCGAAGACCTTCCCGGGGCGCGACGGCCAGCCCGTCACCGCCTTGCGCGAGATCGACCTTGCCGTGCCGCAGGGATCGATCCTCGGCGTGATCGGCCGCTCTGGCGCCGGCAAGTCTACTCTCATACGCCTGGTGAACGGGTTGGAGAAGCCCACCTCCGGTAAAGTCATCGTGGACGGCGCGAATATCGCGGCGCTTCCGGAATCCGCCCTGCGCCATGCCCGCCGCTCCATCGGCATGATCTTCCAGCACTTCAACCTGCTTTCCTCCCGCACCGCGGCCGACAACATCGCGCTGCCCCTCGAGGTGGCGGGCTACGACAAGGCGGAGATCAGGAACCGGGTCGAGGAGCTGCTCTCCCTCGTCGGGCTGACCGACAAGCGCAACCGCTATCCGTCCGAATTGTCGGGCGGCCAGAAGCAGCGCGTCGGCATCGCCCGCGCGCTTGCCACGAAGCCCAAGGTGCTCCTCTCGGACGAGGCGACCTCCGCGCTCGACCCGGAGACCACCCGGTCGATCCTCGACCTGCTCACGCGCATCAACGAGGAGCTGGGCCTCACCATCCTTCTCATCACCCACGAGATGGCGGTGATCCGCAGCATCGCCCGTGAGGTCGCGGTGATCGAGGGCGGGCGCATCGTCGAACAGGGCGACGTGTTCGAGGTGTTCACCCGTCCGCAGAACGAAGTGACGCGCTCGTTCCTGGGCGACGAGGCCGGCCGGGTGCTGCCGCCCTACGTGCAGAATCGCCTGCGGACGGAGGCCTCGCCCCACAGCCAGGCGGTCATCCGCATCGGTTTCCGCGGCCCTCATGCGACGGACCCCGTCCTGGCGCGGCTCGCGCGGGAACAGGGCATTGAGGCCAATATCCTGTCCGGCGCGGTGGACGAGATCGCGGGCCGGCCCTTCGGCACCCTCGTGGTCGGCGTCCCCGAGTCCTCGGCGCAGACGACGCTCGAATTCCTGAAACAGCACGGTCTCGACACGGAGGTCCTCGGCCATGTCGCCTGAGATGATCCGCCTCATCGCCAATTCCACCGGCGAAACGCTCTACATGGTCGCCGTCGCAGCGCTGATCGCCACGCTTATCGGCCTCCCGCTCGGCGTGTTTCTCGCCACCAGCGGCAAGGGCGAACTCTTCGCGGCTCCCTGGGTGAACCGCGTGCTCGGCGTGATCGTCAACGCCACGCGCTCGACGCCGTTCATCATTCTCGTCGTCGCGATCATTCCCTTCACCCGCCTGATCGCGGGCACCTCCATCGGCACCAATGCGGCGATCGTGCCGCTGACGATCGCGGCGGCTCCCTTCATCGCACGCCTCATCGAGGGCGCCATCCGCGAGGTGGATCAGGGCCTCGTGGAGGCGGCGCGCGCCTTCGGGGCGAGCCCGCTGCAGATCGTCCTGAAGGTCCTCATCCCCGAGGCCCTGCCCGGCATCGTGCTCGGGCTCACGCTCGCCATCGTGTCGCTTCTGGGCTTCTCCGCCATGGTCGGCGCCGTGGGCGGCGGCGGCCTCGGCGATCTCGGCATCCGCTACGGCTACCAGCGCTTCATGCCGGAAATGATGCTCGCCGTGGTCGTGGTGCTGATCGTGCTCGTGCAGGCCGTGCAGAGCATCGGCGACCGCCTCGCCCGGCATCTCAACAAGCGCATCCGCCACGGCTGATCTTCCGTCTCTGTCAGGACCTCGAATAAGGAGTACCCGCATGTCCCTGAAGAAACTGGGCCTCGCTGCCCTTCTCTCGCTCGCCGTCCTGCCAGCCGCCGCGCAGACGCAAACGATCCGCATCGGCGTCACGCCGGGCCCGCACGCGCAGATCCTCGAAGCCGTGAAGCCGATCGCGGCCAAGAAGGGCATCGATATCAAGATCGTCGAGTTCTCCGACTACGTGGTGCCGAACGCGGCGCTCGCGGCCGGCGACATCGAGGCGAACTCGTTCCAGAACCAGCCCTATCTCGACAACCAGGTGGCGGATCGCGGCTTCAAGATCGAGAGCGTCGGCCCGACCGTGAACTTCCCGATCGGCATCTACTCGAAGAAGCACAAGAGCCTCGATACCCTGCCGAACGGCGCGACGATCTCGATCCCGAACGATCCGACCAATGGCGGCCGCGCGCTGCTGCTGCTGCAGGACAAGGGCCTGATCAAGCTGAAGGACAATGTCGGATTCAAGCCCACTCCGATGGACGTCACGGACAACCCGAAGAAGATCAAGTTCGTCGAAATCGAAGCCGCACAAGGACCGCGCGTGCTCGATGACGTGGATGCGGGCATCATCAACACCAACTATGCCACTGCCGGCGGCCTCGATCCGGTCAAGGGCCCCATCGCCCGCGAGAATCCGAAGGGCCCTTATGTGAACCTCATCGCCGTGCGCTCCGAGGACAAGGGCAAGCCCTGGGTGAAGGCGCTTCTCGACTCCTATTACTCGCCGGAAGTGAAGGCCTTCGTGGACGAGCAGTTCAAGGGCTCGGTTCTCACGAGCTGGTAAGACACGTCTCGGCTTTCTGAGAATGCCGGGCCTCGCGCCCGGCATTTTTGCTGTTCTCCCGGGATGCATGTCCCACCCCCATCCAAGTCACTCAAGATCTCGACCAAGGAGTACCCGTATGTCCCTGAAGCGCCTAAGCCTCATCGCCCTTCTCTCGCTTGCCGTCCTGCCTGCGGCCGCGCAGACGCAGACAATCCGCATCGGCGTCACGCCGGGCCCGCACGCGCAGATCCTCGAGGCGGTGAAGCCGATCGCGGCCAAGAAAGGCCTCGACATCAAGATCGTGGAATTCTCCGACTACGTGGTGCCGAACGAGGCCCTCGCCTCGGGCGAGCTGGAGGCCAATTCCTTCCAGCACCAGCCCTATCTGGACAACCAGAAGGAAAACCGCGGCTACAAGATCGAGACGGCCGCCCAAACCGTGAATTTTCCGATCGGCATCTACTCCAAGAAGCACAAGGCCTTCGACGCCATACCGGATGGAGCACGCGTCGCGATCCCGAACGATCCGACCAATGGCGGCCGTGCGCTGCTGCTGCTGCAGGACAAAGGCCTGATCAAGCTGAAGGACAATGTTGGATTCAAGCCGACGATCCTCGACATCACGGCCAACGCCAAGAACCTGAAGTTCACGGAAATCGACGCGGCTCAGGCTCCGCGCGTGCTCGACGACGTCGATGCGGCGGTCATCAACACCAACTATGCCACGCAGGCGGGCCTCGACCCGGTCAAGGACGCGCTGACCCGCGAGAATCCGAAGGGCCCTTATGTGAACATCATCGCCGTGCGCGCCGAGGACAAGGACAAGCCGTGGGTGAAGGCCCTCGTCGAATCCTATCACTCCCCCGAGGTGAAGGCCTTCGTACAAGAGACCTTCAAGGGCGCCGTTCTCACGAGCTGGTAAGCAGCGCACTCCAGAACGACACGACAAGGCCGGGCACCGCCCGGCCTTTTTGCTGGCCGCCTATGGTCTTGAGTATCTTTGCACGCAAAACCGGTTCCCACTTCCCGCGTTCGATGCTCTCCTTGCTTGAGCGTCGTTGCACGCAAAACCGGTTCCCACTTCCCGCGTTCGATGCTCTCCTTGCTTGAGTATCTTTGCACGCAAAACCGGTTCCCACTTCCCGCGTTCGATGCTCTCCTTCCTTGAGCATCTTTGCACGCAAAACCGGTTCCCACTTTTGCGTTCGATGCTCTGGGCGGTTTGAATAGGCGCACGGCTGCGACACCTTGACAATAGAGCCGGCTAAGCTCCCTGATGAACCCGTCTCATTCAAGGACGATCGAGCCGGACGGATCACGCCCGGCCATTCAGGAGGAAATCTATGCGCCTTTCACTTGCCGGTTCACTTGCCGGTCTGGCCCTCGCCACCTCGGTCTGCGCCGCGCCCTTAGCGGCCCAGGCTCAGGAGCAGCTCACGATCTATTGCTCGATCCTCGAAGAGCAGTGCCGCGTCGGCGTTGCCGCCTTCGAGAAGGCATCCGGGATCAAGGTGACGATGGTGCGCAAGAGCACCGGCGAGACATTGGCCCAGATTCGGGCCGAGGCGTCCAATCCGCGAGCCGACGTGTGGTGGGGCGGGCCGGGCGATTCCCACATTCAGGCGGCCGAGGAAGGCCTCACCGTCGCCTACAAATCGCCCGTGCTGCCGGAGCTTTACGATTGGGCGCAGCGTTTCGCCGAGCAATCCGAGCATCGCGCGACCGCCACCTATCTCGGTGCGCTCGGCATCGGCTACAACACGGAAGTTCTCAAGAGCCGCAATCTGCCCGAGCCGAAATGCTGGGCCGATCTGCTCGATCCCAAGTTCCGGGATGAGGTCCAGATCTCGGACCCGAATTCCTCGGGCACCGCTTACGTCTTCCTGGCCTCGCTCGTTCAGCTGATGGGCGAGGACAAGGCCTTCGACTACATGAAGAGCCTGCACAGGAACGTCAATCAGTACACGAAATCGGGCGCGGCCCCCGTCAAGGCCGTCGCTCTGGGCGAGACCGCCATCGGCATCGCCTTCATGCACGACATGGTGACCATGATCGTCGATGGCGCTCCGGTGAAGACGGTCGCTCCCTGCGAGGGAACGGGCTACGAGACAGGCTCGGTCTCCATCGTCAAAGGCAAGAACCAGGACGCCGCGAAGAAATTCGTGGATTGGGCCCTCTCGTCCGAAGCGCAGAAGCTCGTGGGCGCGGACCAGAAGATCTACTCGATTCCGTCCAACAAGAACGCGCCCATCTCGGAGAAGGCGCCCAAGCTCTCCGAAATGAAGCTGATCAACTACGACACGGTCAAATACGGATCCGTGGCCGAGCGCACGCGTCTGCTCAAGAAGTGGGACGCGGAGGTGAAGTCCGCCCCGAAATAGAGAGATCCATAGAGAGTCATCCATGATAAGGCCGGGAGCGATCCCGGCCTTCTTCTTGAGGCTCGAGCCCCGCCTATTTCTGACGTGGTTCCTGGAGGCGCTCGCCGGCCTCCGTCCAATGCCCTGCCCGCTTCGCCACAACGCCGTTCAGCAGCGTCCAGGCGGCGTTTCGCACCTCGCCCTGCACGTCGAGATCCCGGTCCAGCTCCTCGTGGCTGGTGGCGTAGGGCTTCCAATACCCGATATAGCGGTCGAGCTCGGCGAGGCTGCCCGCGGGCGTCAGCTCCATGGCGCGCAGCCAGTCCGACAGGCTTCGACGAACGCCCTCCGCCCCCTCCGCGTCGCCGTGCACGACGACGGAGAACAGACGACCCGACAGGTGCTTGGGATAATCCCATCCCTTCAGCTCCAGCCCCTTGGCTTCCGTTACTGTCTTGCCATGGGTCGAGGTCGGATCCGGGTTGCCGCCATCGGCGCAGACGAGACGGTCCATCATCAGCTTCAGCGGCGAGGAAACCTGATACCAGTTCACGGGCGTGACGATCATGATCCCGTGTGCCTCCACCCATTTCGGGTAGATGTCGTTCATCCAGTCCTGCGTCTGCCCGAGAGAATAGTTAGGATAGCAGGAGCACGGCCAGTGGCAGAGCGCAGCCGCCGTCGAGAAGCAGGTCTTGCAGGGATGGATGTGACGGCCGTACTCGGATGCGAGCCTGCTGAGGTCCAGCACCTCGACCGCGACGTTCGGCGCGCTCGCGATGACCTGCCTGGCGATCTCGACGAGCCGGTAGGTCTTCGACATCTCGCCCGGGCAGGTATGCTCGCTGCGCGCGGCGGAGGAGACGAGGAGGAAACGCGCGGGCCCCGCGGGATCCTCGTGCCGCTTCCGGGCGAGATCGATGGCCTCCTTCGCGGCGATCCAGTCGACGGCGAGGTCGTAATCGGGATCGGCGAAGCCCGGCCCCGCCTTGCGGGTTCTCGGGCTCTTGCGATGATGGCTGTAGGCGTCCCATGCCGCATCAGCGATGCGCTGCAGCTCCTGCGCCAGGGCGTCGAAGGCGGGATCCTGGAACGGCAGCAGGAAACGCCGCCTGAACTCGGTCTCGTCGAGCGTCGGATCGGGTGTGCCGGTTCTCGCTTCGGGGATGGACAAGGCGCACTCCCATTCTTAGATCTCAACGGCGCTACGCTGCGGAACGCCGGCCTCGTTGCACCGGTTCCCTCGGTCCGGCCCAGTTCCGGTTTGCCTGTCGAACAAGAAACTCCAGCGCATCGTGCGGAAAAGTGGATCCGGTTTTCCGCACGATGCGCTCCTCTAGGAGTGGAGCATCGGATTGGATCCCAAAAGTGGATTCCACTTTTGGGTCCGATGCTCTAGCTCTGTCTCTCCCCCTTTTCCCGTAGGAGCCGTCGATGCCGACCACCCCACCCCTCTGCCTGAACGATGGAAACACGATGCCCCAGCTCGGCTATGGCGTCTGGCGGGTTTCGAACCAGGAAGCCGTCGCCTGCGTGGCCGATGCCCTCAAGGCGGGCTACCGCTCCATCGACACGGCGGCGATCTATGAGAACGAGGAAGGCGTCGGTCAGGCGATCGCCGCGTCCGACGTGCCGCGCAGCGACCTGTTCATCACGACGAAACTGTGGAACGACAAGCGCAACTATGATGCGGCGCTGATGGCCTTCGACGAGAGCCTGAAGCGGCTGAAACTCGACGTCATCGATCTCTATCTCATCCACTGGCCGGGCGTCGACGGGGACGGTTTCCTCGATGCGTGGCGCGCCCTGATCCGCCTGAAGCAGGAAGGACGCGTCAAATCGATCGGCGTCTCGAACTTCCAGGCCAAGCATCTGCAGCGGCTGATCGACGAGACCGGCATCGTTCCCGTCCTGAACCAGATCGAGCTGCATCCGCGCTTCCAGCAGAAGGAGCTGCGCGCCTTCCACGCGAAGCACGGCATCGCGACGGAATGCTGGGGTCCCCTCGGCCAGGGCAGCCTCGTCACGGACGAGAAGCTCGCGGCCATCGGACGCAAATACGGCAAGTCGCCCGCGCAGGTGATCCTGCGCTGGCACCTCGACAACGGCTTCGTCGTGATTCCGAAATCGGTGACGCCCTCGCGCATCCGCGAGAACATCGACGTCTTCGACTTCACGCTCGATGCCGACGACATGCGCGTCATCGACACGATGGACGACGGGAACGGCCGCGTCGGCCCGGACCCCGCAATCTTCGGCTAGCGTATCGTGCGGACCCAGCGGGCTGCGCGAGCGAAAAGTGGATCCGGTTTTCCGCAAGAACGATGCGCTCTTTCCAAGAAGGGAGCATCGGATGGGATCCCAAAAGTGCAAATCCACTTTTCACGTCCGATGCTCTAACCGGCCGCGAAGGAGCCTACAGGCGGCCCTTCGCCGGGTCGCCTGCGGACTCGAACTGATGGTAGATCGCCTCCGCGATCGGCAGGAGCTGCGCGCGCTCGGCTTTGGCCGAGACCACATAGGACAGCCCGCCGTCGATCCACGAGAAGGCCGAAACGCCATCCTGCCGTTCGAAGCGGAATGCGGTTTCCCTCTCCTGTGCGCTGGAACGCGCGTAAAGCGTCAGGCGGTTGCCGCCCTCGTTCTCGTACATGAAGAGGGCGGCCGCTTCGCCGCCGGAGGGCAGAAGCCTTCCGCCGATGAGGCGATAGCCCTGTGCATTCAGGTCCGGAGCCTTCAGGGGCTTTCCGACCCGGCGGGAGAGCCATTGCACGAGATGCGCCTCCTGGTCGCCCGGCACCTCCACGGGATGAAGCCGCTCGCCCACATAGAGGCGATAGGCGGCGATCGCATTGTCGGCGACGGCCGCCTGCCCGGAGGATTGCGGCGTGACGGGCCCGCGCCACCACGTTGCCCCGGTGGCGCCCAGAACCCCGCCCAGAACCAGCCACACGAGGGCCGCGGCCATTCCGGTGAAGGTGTGATGCGGGCGGCGCCGTTGCGCGGCAACGAGATGGGCGACCCGCAGCCGCGCCGGGATCGGCTCCTGCGCCTTGAAGGCAAGCCGCGCGCGCAGCGCCTCGCGCTGCTCGGCCTCGCGCTGCACCCGTTCGGTCTGCGAGGGCTGGGATGTGAGCCACGCTTTGACGATCTCGATCCGCGCGGGATCGAGCCTTCCATCGACGAAGGCCTGCAGGTCGTCCTCACCGATGGGTCGCTCGCCCGTCACTTCACTCTCCTCAAAACGGCGCTGCGTCCGTTTTCCATGAATTCCCGCAGGCGTCCGCGCGCCCGGCTCAGGCGCGACATCACCGTGCCCATGGGGATCTCCAGAACCTGCGCCACCTGCTCGTAGGACAGATCCTCGACCCCGACCAGGAGCAGCACCGAGCGCTGCTCCTCCGGCAAGGCATCGAGGCCCGTCAGGATGTCGCGCAGACCCGCATGCGCATCCGGTGGATCCGCGACCGCGGGCGACGTCTCCAGGACCTCGACCCCGACCTGGACGCCGCGCACCTTTCGGCTGCGCACATCGTTCAGGAAGAGGTTGCGCTGAATCGCGAAGAGCCACGCCTTCAGGTCGCCGTCCCGGCGGCGCCGGCTCCAGTGGCGGATCGCCCGCTCCAGCGTGTCCTGGACGAGATCGTCCGCAGCCTCGTCGTCGCGCAGAAGCGCCCAGGCATAGCGGCGCAAGCCCGGAATCTGCGGTTCGAGAAGGGAGGCGATCTCGTCCACGATCAAACCTTCACATGTCAGGCATCATCAAAGATGAGCCCTTGCCGCGTGGCAAGATCGAGAGCTGTTTCCACAGACGTGGAATCAACACTCTTCTTTTGCTCGGCCGCATTGTCTTGACGGCGAACCGGATCCACTTCGCCGGAAAATGCTCTGGCGCATCGTGCGAAAAGTGGAATTCGCTTCCCGCGTCCGATGCGCTATTTAAGACGTGGAGCATCGGATTGGATCCCAAAAGTGGAATCCACTTTTGGGCTCGATGCTCTAGGGCTGAGCGACATGCCAGATGTTGTTGACCCCATCGCCCGTTGCGTCGCCGGGCTTGGAATCCTTCGTCCAGAGGTAGAGCGGCTTGCCCTTGTAGGCCCATTGCTTGGCGCCGTCGTCACGGGTGACCACGCTCCAGTCGCCCGAGGCGGCTGCACCGGAAGCGGCCGTGAGCGGCGGCCAGTTCTGTGCGCATTGTCCGTTGCAGTTCGACTTGCCGGCGGCATCGCGGTCGAATGTGTAGAGCGTCATGCCCTTGGCATCGACGAGGGCTTTGCCCTTGCTCGTATCGGCGACCTTCGCGGGCGCGGCGGTTTGAGCGACCGCGCCGGTGGCGACGAGAAGGCCGGCAAGAAGGGCCGGCGAGAAAAACAGCTTCATGGGTATCCTCCTGGAGGTCGTGATGACCACGCTCCTTAAGACACCCCGCGACGGGCTTTATTCCATCGAAGGCGGAATTTTCGTCACCGCCCCGTCGGGTTGAAGCCGCCGCTCTCGGCGATCGGCTCGCGCAATTCGATCCGATGCCGTCCGTTGTCGCGGATCTCCGCCGTGCGGTAACGGCCGTCGAGATCGTCCTCGGGATCCTGGAGCACCTCGACGCCAGCCTTGCGCAGGCGCGCGATCTCCTTGTCGACATCGGGCACGATCAGGCTGATCGCGGGCGTGCGCGTCCAGTCGGCTTCGGGAAGAACGTGATCGACCTCGGCGATCTCGAGAAGGAACCCGCTCCGCTCCAGAACCGCCGTGCGCCCCTGGACGAAACTGGTCGTGGAGATCAGCCGGAATCCCAGCTTGTCCCGATACCACCGAACGCTCTCGTCGAAATCCGGCGTGCGGATGGAGGTGGATCGCGCCGCCGTGCCGGAGGCAGGCTGCGCGCCGACCGGGACGAGGCCCGGGAAGATGAGTGCCTGGGCCGGCAGAAGGACAAGGCTCGCCAGGAGGCTGCGCCGCAGCCTGGAAACGGAAGGGAGGCGTGCTTTCACAGGTCATTCCTCGTCGGCCGCCGGAACTTAGCGCATCGTGCGAAAAAGTGGTCCCGGTTTTTCGCAAGAACGATGCGCTCTTTCCAAGAAGGGAGCATCGGATTCAATCCCAAAAGTGGATTCCACTTTTGGGTCCGATGCTCTCGCCGTCTTCTCTCATGAACGCCCAACGGTGCAGATCGTTCTTGTGCCTAATCCTTCTTGGGCTCCATCAGCTTCAGCAGCAGGTTGGCCAATTGCTCCGCCTCTGTCTCGGTGAGCTTCTCGCCGATGACGCGGTTGATGGCGGGACCGTAGA
This window of the Microvirga sp. TS319 genome carries:
- a CDS encoding META domain-containing protein, encoding MNALRLAALLAAFATVSAAQVSVAEAQTAATLGRPAGPTRQVDTKVPQPGASGKIFPLGSSWVAVSLNGKPFGGERPSFRLDDQMRATGFGGCNTYSTTAYPLRDQGLAVAPFAVTKKSCDKAAMATEHAFLMALRTSGKWDIQGRNLIIKSQTGDLVLERSL
- a CDS encoding ABC transporter ATP-binding protein/permease codes for the protein MNRLIASIRQIWLLTYPFFTSKDPTTLDVWLLGRLRVQVRWVALTFLAVVIGAEFAKVAINVRLSYFSRDWFNAIQDKNEAEFWRQLFMVFSFWAVIYVTVAIYQYAIRSYLTIRWRSWMTQHYIGAWLGEHSHYRMQLEGRNRTDNPDQRIQEDVQNFTQTTFILFLGILSSVSTLFSFAFVLWSLSADFTLPFTEIRIPGFLLWGALLYAVIGTWLTHVVGRPLIRLNFEQQRYEADFRFSLARIREYGEQIALLRGEPSEADQLRGRFGNVIGNFLQIVSRTKKLTALTAGYSQVSNVIPYVLVAPYYFGGKIALGGMTQTASAFGQVQSSLSFFVDAYSTLAEYKSVVDRLTSFDASVHHVRDAQRHERHVRLQQGAGRDMELSDLMVGLPNGQMLVQVDHLTLRQGNSVLLTGPSGTGKSTLFRAISGIWPFGDGRVVLPQGQSMMLLPQRPYLPMGTLREAVSYPSQRDAYSDATIAEALRAAKLPQIADKLDEERAWGQTLSLGEQQRLAVARALLAKPDWLFLDEATAALDEATEAEIYQILKEKLPHTTLVSIGHRSTLAAFHDRRLDLRRAEDGLSTPVDMMQPQPAE
- a CDS encoding methionine ABC transporter ATP-binding protein, with translation MNAPLAYLGDQPSQRLIPAEPIVRLEKISKTFPGRDGQPVTALREIDLAVPQGSILGVIGRSGAGKSTLIRLVNGLEKPTSGKVIVDGANIAALPESALRHARRSIGMIFQHFNLLSSRTAADNIALPLEVAGYDKAEIRNRVEELLSLVGLTDKRNRYPSELSGGQKQRVGIARALATKPKVLLSDEATSALDPETTRSILDLLTRINEELGLTILLITHEMAVIRSIAREVAVIEGGRIVEQGDVFEVFTRPQNEVTRSFLGDEAGRVLPPYVQNRLRTEASPHSQAVIRIGFRGPHATDPVLARLAREQGIEANILSGAVDEIAGRPFGTLVVGVPESSAQTTLEFLKQHGLDTEVLGHVA
- a CDS encoding methionine ABC transporter permease; translated protein: MSPEMIRLIANSTGETLYMVAVAALIATLIGLPLGVFLATSGKGELFAAPWVNRVLGVIVNATRSTPFIILVVAIIPFTRLIAGTSIGTNAAIVPLTIAAAPFIARLIEGAIREVDQGLVEAARAFGASPLQIVLKVLIPEALPGIVLGLTLAIVSLLGFSAMVGAVGGGGLGDLGIRYGYQRFMPEMMLAVVVVLIVLVQAVQSIGDRLARHLNKRIRHG
- a CDS encoding MetQ/NlpA family ABC transporter substrate-binding protein; translated protein: MSLKKLGLAALLSLAVLPAAAQTQTIRIGVTPGPHAQILEAVKPIAAKKGIDIKIVEFSDYVVPNAALAAGDIEANSFQNQPYLDNQVADRGFKIESVGPTVNFPIGIYSKKHKSLDTLPNGATISIPNDPTNGGRALLLLQDKGLIKLKDNVGFKPTPMDVTDNPKKIKFVEIEAAQGPRVLDDVDAGIINTNYATAGGLDPVKGPIARENPKGPYVNLIAVRSEDKGKPWVKALLDSYYSPEVKAFVDEQFKGSVLTSW
- a CDS encoding MetQ/NlpA family ABC transporter substrate-binding protein: MSLKRLSLIALLSLAVLPAAAQTQTIRIGVTPGPHAQILEAVKPIAAKKGLDIKIVEFSDYVVPNEALASGELEANSFQHQPYLDNQKENRGYKIETAAQTVNFPIGIYSKKHKAFDAIPDGARVAIPNDPTNGGRALLLLQDKGLIKLKDNVGFKPTILDITANAKNLKFTEIDAAQAPRVLDDVDAAVINTNYATQAGLDPVKDALTRENPKGPYVNIIAVRAEDKDKPWVKALVESYHSPEVKAFVQETFKGAVLTSW
- a CDS encoding ABC transporter substrate-binding protein; its protein translation is MRLSLAGSLAGLALATSVCAAPLAAQAQEQLTIYCSILEEQCRVGVAAFEKASGIKVTMVRKSTGETLAQIRAEASNPRADVWWGGPGDSHIQAAEEGLTVAYKSPVLPELYDWAQRFAEQSEHRATATYLGALGIGYNTEVLKSRNLPEPKCWADLLDPKFRDEVQISDPNSSGTAYVFLASLVQLMGEDKAFDYMKSLHRNVNQYTKSGAAPVKAVALGETAIGIAFMHDMVTMIVDGAPVKTVAPCEGTGYETGSVSIVKGKNQDAAKKFVDWALSSEAQKLVGADQKIYSIPSNKNAPISEKAPKLSEMKLINYDTVKYGSVAERTRLLKKWDAEVKSAPK